A single window of Gossypium hirsutum isolate 1008001.06 chromosome A10, Gossypium_hirsutum_v2.1, whole genome shotgun sequence DNA harbors:
- the LOC107896732 gene encoding plant UBX domain-containing protein 1 isoform X4, with protein MIVDGSLPLPLKRRRFTSIDSMEAESAKAKLAAAKENFGREIRVFETASLLPTQDGVPNTEEPDDFYDFTAEDYYRLMASKKEDKHLKTRKIREAEEAARRSRITKAVVRIRFPDNHTLEVTFHPSETLQSLVDLISKVTARPDLPFYLYTTPPKKQMKDMTQDFFSAGFIPGAIVYFSYDLPKGEDAAAAAANSGPFLQEEIMSLKGLEVIAGAEQPESVQSAPEPASASAVPSPAVHESKPTEKKPAKPKWFKM; from the exons ATGATCGTAGATGGTTCGTTGCCACTGCCTTTGAAGAGGAGAAGATTCACTAGCATTGATTCCATGGAGGCTGAATCGGCCAAG GCCAAGCTCGCTGCTGCAAAAGAGAATTTTGGACGGGAAATTCGTGTTTTTGAAACTGCTAGTCTGCTTCCAACACAAGATGGAGTGCCCAACACTG AGGAGCCAGATGACTTCTATGATTTCACCGCGGAAGATTATTATCGATTAATGGCAAGTAAAAAAGAAG ATAAGCacttgaaaacaagaaaaatcCGAGAAGCAGAAGAGGCTGCTCGAAGATCAAGAATAACAAAG GCTGTTGTTAGGATTCGCTTTCCAGATAACCACACATTAGAGGTTACATTTCATCCATCCGAGACACTTCAGAGCTTGGTTGACCTTATTTCTAAAGTGACTGCTCGACCAGATTTGCCATTCTACTTAT ATACTACGCCTCCTAAGAAGCAAATGAAGGACATGACACAGGATTTCTTCTCTGCCGGTTTCATTCCTGGTGCAATCGTGTATTTTTCATATGATCTGCCAAAAG GTGAGGATGCTGCAGCTGCAGCTGCAAATTCAGGCCCCTTTCTTCAGGAAGAGATCATGTCTTTGAAAGGTTTGGAAGTCATTGCTGGAGCTGAGCAGCCAGAGTCAGTTCAATCTGCCCCGGAGCCTGCTTCTGCCAGTGCAGTGCCATCCCCTGCTGTGCACGAGAGCAAGCCTACCGAGAAAAAACCTGCCAAGCCAAAGTGGTTCAAAAT GTGA
- the LOC107896732 gene encoding plant UBX domain-containing protein 1 isoform X2 codes for MIVDGSLPLPLKRRRFTSIDSMEAESAKAKLAAAKENFGREIRVFETASLLPTQDGVPNTEEPDDFYDFTAEDYYRLMASKKEDKHLKTRKIREAEEAARRSRITKAVVRIRFPDNHTLEVTFHPSETLQSLVDLISKVTARPDLPFYLYTTPPKKQMKDMTQDFFSAGFIPGAIVYFSYDLPKAAAANSGPFLQEEIMSLKGLEVIAGAEQPESVQSAPEPASASAVPSPAVHESKPTEKKPAKPKWFKM; via the exons ATGATCGTAGATGGTTCGTTGCCACTGCCTTTGAAGAGGAGAAGATTCACTAGCATTGATTCCATGGAGGCTGAATCGGCCAAG GCCAAGCTCGCTGCTGCAAAAGAGAATTTTGGACGGGAAATTCGTGTTTTTGAAACTGCTAGTCTGCTTCCAACACAAGATGGAGTGCCCAACACTG AGGAGCCAGATGACTTCTATGATTTCACCGCGGAAGATTATTATCGATTAATGGCAAGTAAAAAAGAAG ATAAGCacttgaaaacaagaaaaatcCGAGAAGCAGAAGAGGCTGCTCGAAGATCAAGAATAACAAAG GCTGTTGTTAGGATTCGCTTTCCAGATAACCACACATTAGAGGTTACATTTCATCCATCCGAGACACTTCAGAGCTTGGTTGACCTTATTTCTAAAGTGACTGCTCGACCAGATTTGCCATTCTACTTAT ATACTACGCCTCCTAAGAAGCAAATGAAGGACATGACACAGGATTTCTTCTCTGCCGGTTTCATTCCTGGTGCAATCGTGTATTTTTCATATGATCTGCCAAAAG CTGCAGCTGCAAATTCAGGCCCCTTTCTTCAGGAAGAGATCATGTCTTTGAAAGGTTTGGAAGTCATTGCTGGAGCTGAGCAGCCAGAGTCAGTTCAATCTGCCCCGGAGCCTGCTTCTGCCAGTGCAGTGCCATCCCCTGCTGTGCACGAGAGCAAGCCTACCGAGAAAAAACCTGCCAAGCCAAAGTGGTTCAAAAT GTGA
- the LOC107896732 gene encoding plant UBX domain-containing protein 1 isoform X3 — MIVDGSLPLPLKRRRFTSIDSMEAESAKAKLAAAKENFGREIRVFETASLLPTQDGVPNTEEPDDFYDFTAEDYYRLMASKKEDKHLKTRKIREAEEAARRSRITKAVVRIRFPDNHTLEVTFHPSETLQSLVDLISKVTARPDLPFYLYTTPPKKQMKDMTQDFFSAGFIPGAIVYFSYDLPKAAAANSGPFLQEEIMSLKGLEVIAGAEQPESVQSAPEPASASAVPSPAVHESKPTEKKPAKPKWFKM; from the exons ATGATCGTAGATGGTTCGTTGCCACTGCCTTTGAAGAGGAGAAGATTCACTAGCATTGATTCCATGGAGGCTGAATCGGCCAAG GCCAAGCTCGCTGCTGCAAAAGAGAATTTTGGACGGGAAATTCGTGTTTTTGAAACTGCTAGTCTGCTTCCAACACAAGATGGAGTGCCCAACACTG AGGAGCCAGATGACTTCTATGATTTCACCGCGGAAGATTATTATCGATTAATGGCAAGTAAAAAAGAAG ATAAGCacttgaaaacaagaaaaatcCGAGAAGCAGAAGAGGCTGCTCGAAGATCAAGAATAACAAAG GCTGTTGTTAGGATTCGCTTTCCAGATAACCACACATTAGAGGTTACATTTCATCCATCCGAGACACTTCAGAGCTTGGTTGACCTTATTTCTAAAGTGACTGCTCGACCAGATTTGCCATTCTACTTAT ATACTACGCCTCCTAAGAAGCAAATGAAGGACATGACACAGGATTTCTTCTCTGCCGGTTTCATTCCTGGTGCAATCGTGTATTTTTCATATGATCTGCCAAAAG CTGCAGCTGCAAATTCAGGCCCCTTTCTTCAGGAAGAGATCATGTCTTTGAAAGGTTTGGAAGTCATTGCTGGAGCTGAGCAGCCAGAGTCAGTTCAATCTGCCCCGGAGCCTGCTTCTGCCAGTGCAGTGCCATCCCCTGCTGTGCACGAGAGCAAGCCTACCGAGAAAAAACCTGCCAAGCCAAAGTGGTTCAAAATGTGA
- the LOC107896732 gene encoding plant UBX domain-containing protein 1 isoform X1 produces the protein MIVDGSLPLPLKRRRFTSIDSMEAESAKAKLAAAKENFGREIRVFETASLLPTQDGVPNTEEPDDFYDFTAEDYYRLMASKKEDKHLKTRKIREAEEAARRSRITKAVVRIRFPDNHTLEVTFHPSETLQSLVDLISKVTARPDLPFYLYTTPPKKQMKDMTQDFFSAGFIPGAIVYFSYDLPKGEDAAAAAANSGPFLQEEIMSLKGLEVIAGAEQPESVQSAPEPASASAVPSPAVHESKPTEKKPAKPKWFKM, from the exons ATGATCGTAGATGGTTCGTTGCCACTGCCTTTGAAGAGGAGAAGATTCACTAGCATTGATTCCATGGAGGCTGAATCGGCCAAG GCCAAGCTCGCTGCTGCAAAAGAGAATTTTGGACGGGAAATTCGTGTTTTTGAAACTGCTAGTCTGCTTCCAACACAAGATGGAGTGCCCAACACTG AGGAGCCAGATGACTTCTATGATTTCACCGCGGAAGATTATTATCGATTAATGGCAAGTAAAAAAGAAG ATAAGCacttgaaaacaagaaaaatcCGAGAAGCAGAAGAGGCTGCTCGAAGATCAAGAATAACAAAG GCTGTTGTTAGGATTCGCTTTCCAGATAACCACACATTAGAGGTTACATTTCATCCATCCGAGACACTTCAGAGCTTGGTTGACCTTATTTCTAAAGTGACTGCTCGACCAGATTTGCCATTCTACTTAT ATACTACGCCTCCTAAGAAGCAAATGAAGGACATGACACAGGATTTCTTCTCTGCCGGTTTCATTCCTGGTGCAATCGTGTATTTTTCATATGATCTGCCAAAAG GTGAGGATGCTGCAGCTGCAGCTGCAAATTCAGGCCCCTTTCTTCAGGAAGAGATCATGTCTTTGAAAGGTTTGGAAGTCATTGCTGGAGCTGAGCAGCCAGAGTCAGTTCAATCTGCCCCGGAGCCTGCTTCTGCCAGTGCAGTGCCATCCCCTGCTGTGCACGAGAGCAAGCCTACCGAGAAAAAACCTGCCAAGCCAAAGTGGTTCAAAATGTGA